The following are from one region of the Hydrogenimonas sp. SS33 genome:
- a CDS encoding cytochrome-c peroxidase, with product MNRWIFPLFFAILVKLTAADAMLKPLPKHLPVDREKAALGKALFFDPILSGDDTVSCATCHILPDGGDDNLPVSFGIRGKRGNINAPTVLNALFNFRQFWDGRAKDLREQAEGPVENPVEMGNSFENLVQTLKKSPYKERFAKIYPEKGITKFTITDAIAEYEKSLITPSRFDRYLRGDKSALTPGEKKGLRLFREKGCILCHHGVNLGGTMYSKFGVYASSGSENLGRYNVTHDPLDKYYFKVPTLRNIEKTAPYFHDARTSSLKEAVAMMAKIQLGRSMTDEELDDIVAFLKSLTGELPPGALP from the coding sequence ATGAACCGTTGGATCTTCCCTCTCTTTTTCGCCATTCTCGTGAAGCTGACCGCCGCCGACGCGATGCTCAAACCCCTGCCGAAGCATCTCCCTGTAGACCGGGAAAAGGCGGCGCTGGGAAAAGCCCTCTTCTTCGACCCCATCCTCTCGGGAGACGACACCGTCTCCTGCGCCACCTGCCATATTCTCCCAGACGGCGGCGACGACAACCTGCCGGTCTCTTTCGGCATCCGGGGAAAACGGGGGAACATCAACGCCCCCACCGTGCTCAACGCCCTCTTCAATTTCCGCCAATTCTGGGACGGGCGGGCGAAAGACCTGCGGGAGCAGGCGGAAGGCCCCGTCGAGAATCCGGTGGAGATGGGCAACAGCTTTGAAAACCTCGTCCAGACACTGAAAAAGAGCCCCTACAAGGAACGTTTTGCAAAGATCTATCCCGAAAAGGGGATCACGAAATTCACTATCACCGACGCCATCGCCGAATACGAAAAGAGCCTCATCACCCCCTCCCGTTTCGACCGGTACCTCCGAGGCGACAAATCGGCATTGACCCCCGGAGAGAAAAAAGGGCTGAGGCTCTTTCGTGAAAAGGGATGTATTCTCTGCCACCACGGCGTCAACCTGGGCGGCACGATGTACAGCAAATTCGGCGTCTACGCCTCGAGCGGTTCCGAAAACCTCGGGCGCTACAACGTCACCCACGACCCCCTCGACAAATACTACTTCAAGGTCCCGACATTGAGGAACATCGAAAAAACCGCCCCCTACTTCCACGATGCCCGTACTTCGAGCCTGAAAGAGGCGGTGGCGATGATGGCCAAAATACAGCTGGGGCGCTCCATGACCGATGAGGAGCTCGACGACATCGTCGCCTTTCTCAAATCCCTCACCGGAGAGCTTCCTCCGGGAGCCCTGCCGTGA
- a CDS encoding DNA-processing protein DprA codes for MESLELSEIGVLKGLENPPERLYYRGNLKLLRAPRVSIVGSRRPNPYTKTVVTRLAAALAKRGVVVVSGAAMGVDALAHKGAGAERTIGVMPCGLDIRYPAINAALIASIEKKGLALSRFEPGFRQRSWSFVVRNEIVVALGEVLVVAQADRNSGSMRSVAYAKRMGKPIYVLPHRLGESDGTNDLLASKEAEAIFDIDAFASRFGEEASSREDDFIRYLRSSPPYEEAVRRFGEALFEAELEGRIRIEEGRVILL; via the coding sequence GTGGAGTCTCTCGAACTATCGGAAATCGGCGTGTTGAAAGGGCTGGAAAATCCTCCCGAAAGGCTCTATTACCGGGGGAACCTGAAGCTTCTCCGTGCCCCCAGAGTCTCCATCGTCGGCAGCAGGCGCCCCAACCCCTATACCAAAACCGTCGTGACACGCCTCGCCGCCGCGCTGGCGAAACGGGGCGTGGTGGTTGTCAGCGGGGCAGCCATGGGGGTGGATGCCCTCGCCCACAAGGGAGCGGGCGCGGAGAGGACCATCGGCGTCATGCCCTGCGGCCTCGATATCCGCTATCCGGCCATCAACGCCGCCCTGATCGCTTCCATCGAAAAGAAGGGGTTGGCATTGAGCCGGTTTGAACCCGGTTTCAGGCAGCGCAGCTGGAGTTTCGTGGTGCGCAACGAGATCGTCGTGGCGCTGGGAGAGGTGCTGGTCGTCGCCCAGGCGGACAGAAACAGCGGAAGCATGCGCAGCGTCGCGTATGCCAAAAGGATGGGAAAGCCGATCTACGTCCTTCCCCACCGCCTCGGGGAGAGTGATGGGACCAACGATCTTTTGGCGTCGAAAGAGGCGGAGGCGATCTTCGATATCGACGCCTTTGCATCGCGTTTCGGCGAAGAGGCTTCGTCCCGGGAGGACGATTTCATCCGCTATCTCCGCTCTTCGCCCCCCTACGAAGAGGCGGTGCGCCGATTCGGAGAGGCACTTTTCGAAGCGGAGCTCGAGGGCAGGATCCGGATCGAAGAGGGGCGGGTCATCCTGCTTTGA
- the hemW gene encoding radical SAM family heme chaperone HemW, translating to MLCYLHIPFCDSKCHYCAFNSYVDRFEMREAYMRAAVRQLRHDLARFRVQPGQVETLFIGGGTPSTVRPGLYAPFFETLRPYLAKNAEITTEANPNSATEAWLRGMRALGINRVSFGVQSFFEEKLRFLGRAHRAKEAVEAVERAHACGFSRISVDLIYATALDTPRRLEQELERAFSLPIDHFSAYELTIEEGTLFQNRPEVRKESLEQSRLVAQRAAAAGFAPYEISNFGRPCRHNLGYWRYEPYLGIGCGAVGRIRSVRYAPHTLPERYIEDPLYRQEEPLTQEQMLQERIFLGARSIVGIDAAELPEAMRRRADLLVEEGKLFFEGGRLRNPDFLLADEIALFILD from the coding sequence ATGCTCTGCTACCTCCACATTCCCTTTTGCGACAGCAAATGCCACTACTGCGCCTTCAACTCCTATGTGGACCGTTTCGAGATGCGGGAAGCCTATATGCGCGCGGCGGTACGGCAGCTGCGCCACGACCTGGCGCGTTTTCGTGTGCAGCCGGGCCAGGTCGAAACCCTCTTTATCGGCGGGGGAACCCCTTCGACGGTGCGGCCCGGACTCTACGCCCCCTTTTTCGAAACCCTGCGCCCCTACCTGGCAAAAAACGCGGAGATCACCACGGAGGCCAACCCCAACAGCGCCACGGAAGCGTGGCTGCGGGGAATGCGCGCGCTGGGGATCAACCGCGTCAGCTTCGGCGTGCAGAGTTTCTTCGAGGAAAAACTCCGGTTTCTGGGGCGCGCCCACCGTGCAAAAGAGGCGGTCGAGGCGGTCGAAAGGGCCCATGCCTGCGGTTTTTCGCGCATCTCCGTCGACCTCATCTACGCCACCGCCCTCGACACGCCCCGACGCCTCGAACAGGAGCTCGAGCGCGCTTTCTCCCTCCCCATCGACCATTTCAGCGCCTACGAACTGACCATCGAGGAGGGGACCCTTTTCCAAAATCGTCCGGAGGTGCGCAAAGAGTCCCTGGAGCAGTCCCGCCTCGTCGCCCAAAGAGCGGCGGCGGCGGGGTTTGCCCCCTATGAAATCTCCAACTTCGGCCGACCCTGCCGCCACAATCTCGGCTACTGGCGGTACGAGCCCTATCTGGGCATCGGCTGCGGCGCCGTCGGGCGCATCCGGTCGGTGCGCTACGCCCCCCACACCCTGCCGGAACGCTATATCGAAGATCCCCTCTACAGGCAGGAAGAGCCCCTGACACAGGAGCAGATGCTTCAAGAGCGCATCTTTCTGGGGGCACGCAGCATCGTGGGTATCGATGCCGCCGAACTTCCCGAAGCCATGCGCCGGCGGGCCGACCTGCTGGTAGAGGAGGGAAAACTCTTTTTTGAAGGGGGCCGCCTGCGCAACCCCGACTTTCTCCTCGCCGACGAAATCGCCCTCTTTATCCTGGACTAA
- a CDS encoding diguanylate cyclase: MDTRRKLSLFTFSLLILFAVAIMINAAVNFRSYAYRSSIEKAKLAAEFVRDGLTAHMVNHMMDKRATFLQTVSQTKNLKTLWVVRGKPVIDQFGPGLHNEKPRDDTDRKVLEKGKMVTTFDETTDHALLRVTIPYIATAYGSPDCLSCHKVNEGDVLGAVSIEMEISDIRREGILTLLKIALITAVFVLLALMAVQYLMRPYLSLFQQFQTSLKEAMSGDFSHRITTSVKTKDIREIADLYNRLIDKFQATVGSIEKKLAILLKNPTGGCSTDPLETASHTIEALSQIQLFKHTIEQDRSLDQIYLRIAAIVKSIMKTEKFIIYGIDTGKNSRELLFSTVEGEVCHPDTARECRAFRIDDVVDSTQFEHLCPCYTADYKGYFCMPLHISESYLFLFVFLADDGKTAEGFKQAARTLMNYLENAKPVIESRLLMAQLEAKSLKDGLTGLYNRKFLEEFMGTIEKQVMRDGHLYGIMMLDLDHFKEINDTYGHDVGDRVIRLLAETVRENIRASDIPIRYGGEEFLIFLHNTTVRGTRKVAETIRQRFRDKTVTVKGEEIPHSVSIGVAFYPAKGVASFREAIKMADMALYRAKHEGRNRVAVTDETSRVSEDSAPE, translated from the coding sequence ATGGATACCAGGCGCAAACTTTCCCTCTTCACCTTTTCACTGCTCATACTCTTCGCCGTCGCGATCATGATCAACGCTGCCGTCAATTTCCGCTCCTACGCCTACCGCTCCTCCATCGAAAAGGCGAAACTCGCCGCCGAATTCGTCAGGGACGGGCTGACCGCCCATATGGTCAATCACATGATGGACAAACGCGCCACCTTCCTTCAAACCGTCTCCCAAACCAAGAATCTCAAGACGCTCTGGGTGGTCCGCGGCAAACCGGTCATCGACCAGTTCGGCCCGGGCCTGCACAACGAAAAACCGCGGGACGACACCGACAGGAAGGTGTTGGAAAAAGGGAAAATGGTCACCACCTTCGACGAAACCACCGACCACGCCCTGCTGCGGGTGACCATCCCCTATATCGCCACCGCCTACGGCTCCCCGGATTGTCTCTCCTGTCACAAAGTCAACGAAGGAGATGTCCTGGGGGCCGTGAGCATCGAAATGGAAATCTCCGATATCCGCCGGGAGGGGATTCTGACCCTTCTGAAAATCGCCCTTATCACGGCGGTTTTCGTCCTGCTCGCCCTGATGGCGGTCCAATACCTGATGCGCCCCTACCTCTCCCTGTTCCAACAGTTTCAAACCTCTCTCAAAGAGGCGATGTCCGGCGACTTCAGCCACAGGATCACCACCTCCGTCAAAACGAAGGATATCCGGGAGATCGCCGATCTCTACAACCGCCTCATCGACAAATTTCAGGCGACGGTCGGCTCCATCGAAAAGAAACTGGCGATCCTGCTGAAAAACCCGACCGGCGGATGCAGCACCGATCCGTTGGAAACGGCATCGCATACCATAGAGGCCCTCTCCCAGATCCAGCTTTTCAAACATACGATCGAACAGGACAGGTCCCTGGATCAGATATATCTCCGCATCGCGGCCATCGTCAAGTCGATCATGAAGACGGAGAAGTTCATCATTTACGGCATCGATACCGGAAAAAACTCCAGAGAGCTGCTCTTCTCCACCGTGGAGGGGGAAGTCTGCCATCCCGACACCGCCAGGGAGTGCCGCGCCTTCCGCATCGACGACGTGGTTGATTCGACCCAGTTCGAACACCTTTGCCCCTGCTACACGGCGGACTACAAAGGGTACTTCTGCATGCCGCTGCATATCAGCGAATCGTACCTCTTCCTCTTCGTCTTTCTCGCCGACGACGGCAAAACCGCCGAAGGGTTCAAGCAGGCGGCCCGCACGCTGATGAACTATCTGGAAAACGCCAAACCGGTCATCGAAAGCCGCCTGCTGATGGCGCAGCTGGAAGCCAAGTCGCTCAAGGACGGACTGACGGGCCTCTACAACCGGAAATTCCTGGAAGAGTTCATGGGTACCATCGAAAAGCAGGTGATGCGGGACGGCCACCTCTACGGCATCATGATGCTCGACCTGGACCATTTCAAAGAGATCAACGACACCTACGGCCACGATGTGGGAGATCGGGTGATCCGTCTGCTGGCGGAGACCGTCCGGGAGAATATCCGAGCTTCGGACATTCCCATCCGCTACGGAGGAGAGGAGTTCCTGATCTTTCTTCACAACACCACTGTCCGGGGAACCCGTAAAGTGGCCGAAACGATCCGGCAGCGTTTCAGAGACAAAACGGTGACCGTCAAAGGAGAAGAAATCCCCCACAGCGTCTCAATCGGAGTGGCTTTCTATCCCGCCAAAGGGGTGGCGTCATTCCGGGAGGCGATCAAAATGGCGGATATGGCCCTCTACCGCGCCAAGCACGAAGGGCGCAACCGGGTGGCCGTCACGGACGAGACGTCCCGAGTTTCAGAAGATAGCGCTCCAGAATGA
- a CDS encoding RNA pyrophosphohydrolase, producing MNDAKERNGKRYRPNVAAIVLSSKYPEKVEFFIASRSDVKDAWQFPQGGIDEGESPREALLRELKEEIGTDQVEIIAEYPEWVSYDFPEMIAKKMYPFDGQRQKYFLVRLKPGAKIDLDTEEPEFVQYTFVPFGKIFDYITYFKRPIYKKVLDYFRKKGYL from the coding sequence ATGAATGATGCGAAAGAGAGAAACGGCAAGCGTTACCGCCCCAATGTCGCGGCGATCGTTCTTTCGTCCAAATACCCGGAGAAGGTGGAGTTTTTCATCGCCTCCCGGTCGGATGTGAAGGATGCGTGGCAGTTTCCCCAGGGGGGAATCGACGAGGGTGAGTCGCCCAGAGAAGCCCTGTTGCGTGAACTGAAGGAGGAGATCGGCACCGACCAGGTGGAGATCATCGCCGAATACCCGGAGTGGGTGAGCTACGACTTTCCTGAGATGATCGCCAAGAAGATGTACCCTTTCGACGGCCAGCGCCAGAAATATTTCCTGGTACGCCTCAAGCCCGGGGCGAAGATCGACCTCGATACAGAAGAGCCTGAGTTCGTCCAGTATACCTTCGTCCCCTTCGGGAAGATCTTCGACTATATCACCTATTTCAAGCGCCCCATCTACAAGAAGGTGCTCGACTATTTCAGAAAAAAGGGATACCTGTAA
- a CDS encoding aspartate kinase has product MLIVQKYGGTSVGDLDRIANVAKRVARTRDEGHDVIVVVSAMSGETNKLIEYAHFFSKNPDREAMDLLLSSGERVTSALLSIALNEMGYPAVAMTGRQAGIVTDRTHTAARIEKIDPEPMGSAVREGKVVVVAGFQGIGPDGRVTTLGRGGSDLTAVAIAGAMKADLCEIYTDVDGVYTTDPRIEPKAKKMERISYDEMLELASLGAKVLQNRSVEMAKKMGVNLVTRSSFNDNPGTLITKEENIMEQPLVSGIALDKNQARVSLKGVEDRPGIASEIFNALADENVNVDMIVQTIGADGKTEIDFTVPQTEIERARAALERFRDSIGEIDYKENIAKVSIVGVGMKSHSGVAAKAFTTMAEENINIEMISTSEIKISMIIDEKYAELAVRALHEAYELDK; this is encoded by the coding sequence ATGCTGATCGTACAGAAATACGGCGGGACCAGCGTCGGCGACCTGGACCGCATCGCCAATGTGGCCAAAAGAGTGGCCAGAACCCGTGACGAAGGGCACGACGTCATCGTCGTCGTCTCCGCCATGAGCGGCGAGACCAACAAACTGATCGAATATGCCCACTTCTTCTCGAAAAATCCCGACCGGGAAGCGATGGACCTGCTGCTCAGCTCCGGCGAGCGTGTCACCAGTGCGCTGCTCTCCATCGCGCTGAATGAAATGGGGTATCCGGCGGTGGCCATGACGGGGCGGCAGGCGGGCATCGTCACCGACCGTACCCACACCGCCGCCAGAATCGAGAAGATCGACCCAGAACCGATGGGCAGCGCCGTCAGGGAGGGCAAAGTGGTCGTCGTGGCGGGCTTTCAGGGGATCGGCCCCGACGGCCGGGTCACGACCCTGGGGCGGGGCGGCAGCGACCTCACCGCCGTCGCCATCGCCGGTGCGATGAAAGCCGACCTGTGCGAAATCTATACCGACGTGGACGGCGTCTACACCACCGACCCCCGCATCGAGCCCAAAGCGAAGAAGATGGAGAGAATCAGTTACGACGAAATGCTGGAGCTGGCGTCGCTGGGGGCGAAGGTCCTTCAGAACCGCTCCGTCGAAATGGCCAAGAAGATGGGGGTCAACCTCGTCACCCGAAGCAGTTTCAACGACAATCCCGGAACACTCATCACAAAGGAAGAGAATATCATGGAACAACCACTCGTCAGCGGAATCGCCCTGGACAAGAACCAGGCACGCGTCAGCCTCAAGGGGGTCGAAGACCGTCCCGGCATCGCCAGCGAAATCTTCAACGCCCTGGCCGACGAGAATGTCAATGTCGACATGATCGTCCAGACCATCGGCGCCGACGGCAAGACGGAGATCGACTTCACCGTCCCCCAGACCGAGATCGAGCGGGCGAGGGCGGCACTGGAGCGGTTCCGCGACAGCATCGGCGAGATCGACTACAAGGAGAATATCGCCAAAGTCTCCATCGTCGGCGTCGGCATGAAGAGCCACAGCGGCGTCGCCGCCAAAGCCTTCACGACGATGGCGGAAGAGAATATCAACATCGAGATGATCAGCACCAGCGAAATCAAGATTTCGATGATCATCGACGAAAAGTATGCGGAACTGGCGGTACGGGCGCTGCACGAAGCCTATGAACTGGACAAATAA
- the tatB gene encoding Sec-independent protein translocase protein TatB, protein MFGMGLGELFLIAVVAILFLGPDKLPEAMVQIAKFFRSVKRTVNDAKSAVEEELKISELKEEALNYKKQLEDATHQLERTTTAGLTSLDDLTETIEEVKQTEERFEEEAESLKEQIEPKREVVTFPKKRRVNDAPQEAAEAKPESESKEKESHV, encoded by the coding sequence ATGTTCGGTATGGGATTGGGCGAACTCTTTCTGATCGCCGTCGTCGCCATTCTCTTCCTCGGGCCCGACAAGCTTCCGGAAGCGATGGTGCAGATCGCCAAGTTTTTCCGAAGCGTCAAACGGACCGTCAACGATGCCAAGAGCGCCGTCGAAGAGGAGCTGAAGATCAGCGAATTGAAGGAGGAGGCGCTCAACTACAAGAAACAGCTCGAAGACGCCACCCATCAGCTGGAACGCACCACGACCGCCGGACTCACTTCCCTGGACGACCTGACGGAGACGATCGAAGAGGTCAAGCAGACCGAAGAGCGTTTCGAAGAGGAGGCGGAGAGCCTCAAAGAACAGATCGAACCCAAAAGGGAGGTGGTCACCTTCCCGAAAAAGCGAAGGGTGAACGACGCGCCGCAGGAAGCGGCCGAAGCGAAGCCCGAGAGCGAGTCCAAGGAAAAGGAGAGCCATGTTTGA
- the ruvX gene encoding Holliday junction resolvase RuvX translates to MPIAALDIGLKRIGTAISLDEKTALPQPAILRRNREQAAREVDAFLKEWKVDRLVVGLPKGGSSEEEMERRIRHFVGLLAFEGEILYIDEGGSSKEAAERMKGVTRQRRDGRLDSVAAQLILERYLLKLGTSRP, encoded by the coding sequence ATGCCCATCGCCGCACTCGACATCGGCCTCAAGCGCATCGGTACCGCCATCAGCCTCGACGAGAAGACGGCACTTCCCCAACCCGCCATTCTTCGCAGAAACCGGGAGCAGGCGGCAAGGGAGGTGGACGCCTTTTTGAAGGAGTGGAAGGTCGACCGGCTGGTGGTGGGGCTTCCCAAAGGCGGCAGTAGCGAAGAGGAGATGGAGCGGCGCATCCGCCACTTCGTCGGGCTACTGGCTTTTGAGGGGGAGATCCTCTATATCGACGAAGGGGGCAGCAGCAAAGAGGCGGCGGAGAGGATGAAGGGGGTCACCCGCCAGCGCAGGGACGGCAGGCTCGACTCCGTCGCCGCCCAGCTCATTCTGGAGCGCTATCTTCTGAAACTCGGGACGTCTCGTCCGTGA
- the queA gene encoding tRNA preQ1(34) S-adenosylmethionine ribosyltransferase-isomerase QueA has translation MTPERTSTPALLTESYDYTLPPELIATEAAEPRDSARLMVIDRRSGEIHHTVFREILSFLPEECGVIYNDTKVIKARLFGQKASGGKVELLINKPLDATTYNVLIRGRVREGTRLTFAEDLQAEVLACYADGSRRVRFLNRDGAILSFEALLPRLERYGHVPLPPYMQRADTEKDATRYQPVFAHKEGAVAAPTASLHFTEPLFEALKRRHATGSVTLHVGAGTFKPVETDLITDHPMHSEWYEIPEATRKMIDTPGALLAIGTTVTRTVEYYVRTGKTRGECDLFLHPGNPPRRIDHLLTNFHLPKSTLIMLVASFLGLEETMKVYNRAIEARYRFYSYGDAMLIL, from the coding sequence ATGACGCCTGAGAGAACCTCGACACCGGCGCTGCTGACCGAAAGCTACGACTACACCCTGCCGCCGGAGCTGATCGCCACGGAGGCGGCGGAACCCCGCGACAGCGCACGGCTCATGGTGATCGACCGGCGCAGCGGCGAAATTCACCACACCGTTTTCCGGGAGATCCTCTCCTTCCTCCCCGAAGAGTGCGGCGTCATCTACAACGACACCAAAGTGATCAAAGCCCGGCTTTTCGGCCAAAAAGCAAGCGGCGGGAAGGTGGAGCTGCTCATCAACAAGCCCCTGGATGCCACGACCTACAATGTCCTGATCCGAGGCAGGGTCAGGGAGGGGACAAGGCTCACCTTCGCCGAAGATTTGCAAGCGGAGGTGCTGGCCTGTTATGCAGACGGCTCCAGGCGTGTGCGCTTTCTGAACCGTGACGGCGCCATCCTCTCCTTCGAAGCCCTGCTTCCCAGGCTGGAGCGTTACGGCCACGTCCCCCTGCCCCCCTATATGCAGCGCGCCGACACCGAAAAAGATGCCACCCGCTACCAGCCCGTCTTCGCCCACAAAGAGGGAGCCGTCGCCGCGCCCACCGCATCGCTCCACTTCACCGAACCCCTCTTCGAAGCGCTGAAGAGGCGCCATGCCACCGGCAGCGTCACCCTCCATGTGGGCGCGGGCACCTTCAAACCGGTCGAAACCGACCTCATCACCGACCATCCGATGCACAGCGAATGGTACGAAATTCCCGAGGCGACCCGAAAGATGATCGACACTCCGGGAGCGCTGCTCGCCATCGGTACCACCGTCACGAGAACCGTGGAGTATTACGTCCGAACCGGCAAAACCCGGGGCGAGTGCGACCTCTTCCTCCATCCGGGCAACCCGCCCCGGCGCATCGACCACCTTCTGACCAACTTCCACCTCCCCAAATCGACCCTGATCATGCTGGTCGCCTCCTTCCTGGGGCTGGAAGAGACGATGAAAGTGTATAATAGGGCCATCGAAGCGCGTTACCGTTTTTATAGTTACGGCGACGCGATGCTTATTTTATAG
- the tatC gene encoding twin-arginine translocase subunit TatC: MFEDLKPHIAELRKRLAYSMGALIVCFFIAFYFYEPILDWMTQPLKKVLPDSSMMIATGVPEVFFTAVKVSLFAGFLMALPFILYQFWLFIAPGLYEHEKKYIWPFVFFASGMFFMGALFAYYVVVPYGFQFLVNFAEQIVTVAPKINEYVGFFTKIMVGFGIAFELPVVTFFLALLGLVDDNTLKSFFKYAIILIFVLAAILTPPDVVTQLLMAIPLIALYGVSIIIAKLVNPYKPPEEEEEAAAEE, encoded by the coding sequence ATGTTTGAAGATCTCAAACCCCATATCGCGGAATTGAGAAAACGGCTCGCCTACTCCATGGGAGCCCTGATCGTCTGCTTTTTCATCGCTTTCTACTTTTACGAACCGATCCTGGACTGGATGACCCAGCCCCTCAAAAAGGTGCTGCCCGACTCCTCCATGATGATCGCCACGGGTGTGCCGGAAGTCTTCTTCACCGCCGTCAAGGTTTCGCTCTTCGCCGGCTTTCTGATGGCGCTTCCCTTCATCCTCTACCAGTTCTGGCTCTTCATCGCGCCGGGGCTCTACGAACACGAGAAAAAGTATATCTGGCCCTTCGTCTTCTTCGCGTCGGGCATGTTCTTCATGGGGGCGCTTTTCGCCTACTACGTCGTCGTCCCCTACGGATTCCAGTTTCTGGTCAATTTCGCCGAGCAGATCGTCACCGTCGCGCCGAAAATCAACGAATATGTCGGATTCTTCACCAAAATCATGGTCGGCTTCGGCATCGCCTTCGAACTGCCGGTGGTTACCTTCTTTCTGGCGCTGCTGGGGCTGGTGGACGACAACACCCTCAAAAGCTTTTTCAAATACGCCATCATTCTCATCTTCGTCCTGGCAGCCATTCTGACCCCGCCCGACGTCGTCACCCAGCTGCTGATGGCAATTCCCCTCATCGCCCTCTACGGCGTCTCCATCATCATCGCCAAGCTGGTCAACCCCTACAAGCCGCCGGAAGAGGAAGAAGAAGCGGCAGCGGAAGAGTAA
- a CDS encoding exodeoxyribonuclease III → MGVSVCSFNVNSIRSRVDLIVRWLTEKRAVDILCFQEVKCEAEQFPHDKFEALGYQSVVNGQKRLNGVAITSRLPLEDIKTEFGDDMLDREKRLIQARVGETVLLNCYIPRGGPEGEERHAYKMAFFDALRSYVEKLLKVHDKVMLLGDFNVALTDLDVYDTEVFEGAVGFLPSEQAKMEALLQSGLNDCFRKLHPDEKAFTWWDYRTAAIWRDEGMRIDYILGSEPLCPALENIEVDLWTRRRRSPTPSDHAPLVARFKSL, encoded by the coding sequence ATGGGCGTCTCGGTCTGCAGTTTCAACGTCAACTCCATCCGCTCCCGCGTCGACCTCATCGTCAGGTGGCTCACCGAAAAGCGCGCCGTCGACATCCTCTGTTTCCAGGAGGTGAAGTGCGAAGCCGAACAGTTTCCCCACGACAAATTCGAAGCGCTCGGCTATCAAAGCGTCGTCAACGGCCAGAAGCGGCTCAACGGCGTCGCCATCACCTCAAGGCTCCCCCTCGAAGATATCAAAACCGAATTCGGCGACGACATGCTCGACAGGGAGAAACGGCTCATCCAGGCCAGGGTCGGCGAGACCGTTCTGCTCAACTGCTACATCCCCCGGGGCGGCCCCGAAGGGGAGGAACGGCACGCCTATAAAATGGCCTTTTTCGACGCCCTGCGCAGCTATGTGGAAAAACTGCTGAAAGTGCACGACAAGGTGATGCTCCTGGGCGACTTCAACGTGGCCCTGACGGACCTGGATGTCTACGATACAGAGGTCTTTGAAGGGGCGGTCGGGTTCCTCCCCTCCGAACAGGCGAAAATGGAGGCTCTGCTTCAAAGCGGCCTCAACGACTGCTTCCGAAAACTCCACCCCGACGAAAAAGCCTTCACCTGGTGGGACTACCGTACCGCCGCCATCTGGCGCGACGAGGGGATGCGCATCGACTACATCCTGGGAAGCGAACCCCTCTGCCCGGCACTCGAAAACATCGAGGTAGACCTCTGGACCAGACGCCGACGCTCCCCGACCCCCAGCGACCACGCCCCGCTGGTCGCCCGGTTCAAATCGCTGTGA
- a CDS encoding YbhB/YbcL family Raf kinase inhibitor-like protein, whose translation MGALLRIPFLALMTAVLLMAEGFTLESPDIHGQLSLKQVYNGFGCHGENLSPGLSWHGEPKGTKSFAVTVYDPDAPTGSGWWHWLVFNIPARVHSLPRGAGSSDGSLLPKGAVQSVTDFGKPGYGGACPPPGDGPHRYIFTVYALDVAKLPLKPDTPPAMVGYMIEKHALAKASLMAYYGR comes from the coding sequence ATGGGAGCACTGTTGAGAATACCGTTTCTGGCGCTGATGACGGCGGTTCTGCTCATGGCGGAGGGCTTCACACTTGAGAGCCCCGACATACACGGCCAGCTCTCTTTGAAGCAGGTCTACAACGGTTTCGGGTGCCACGGGGAGAATCTTTCTCCCGGGCTCTCCTGGCACGGCGAGCCCAAAGGGACCAAAAGTTTCGCCGTGACGGTCTACGACCCCGACGCCCCCACCGGCAGCGGCTGGTGGCACTGGCTCGTCTTCAACATTCCCGCCCGTGTCCACTCCCTGCCCCGGGGCGCCGGCTCTTCCGACGGTTCGCTGCTACCCAAAGGGGCGGTGCAGAGTGTGACCGACTTCGGCAAACCCGGGTACGGCGGAGCCTGCCCGCCCCCCGGCGACGGCCCCCACCGCTACATCTTCACCGTCTATGCCCTCGATGTGGCGAAACTCCCCCTCAAGCCCGATACGCCGCCGGCGATGGTCGGCTACATGATCGAAAAGCACGCCCTGGCCAAAGCCTCCCTGATGGCCTACTACGGACGCTGA